GGCTGCCCGCGGAATCCCATCAGGGCGAGGTCGACTCTGGTCGATATGGTCATTGCTACCCCTCAGCTGGCCGAAGCGATCGTGTGAAACCTGCTCTGCTGCGCAATGATCGACTCGGCGACATGGCGCGCGTCGCGGTCGATCCCGAGGAACCGTCCCGACCCCCAGGTGTGCATCCACGGCAGTCCGATGAAGCTCAGTCCTGTCACGCCGGTGATGCCGCGGGTCTGCATGGGTCGGCCGGCACCGTCGAACGCACTGGCTTCGATCCACCGGTAATCCGGTCGGTAACCGATGGCCCACACGATGCTTGTGACGTTCCGGCCCACGAGATCGAGCGCGGTCGGCTCATCCCGGGGTGTCCATACGGGGGTGTAGCGCGACGCCGGAGGTGCCGAGATCCCCTTCTGCTCGATATATGCGTCGATATCGGCGCATATGGAGTTGTAGACCGAATCGGCGTGATCCAACGCGGCGGTCAGATTCGGGGCGAACCGCAGCTCACCGTCCCTGCCGTCGGTCAGCGAGCCGTACAGCGTCATGCCTTCGAGGGCGAACTGGCGGAGGTCGACATCGCGGCCACCGTCGCGTCCGGTGACGTAGTGGTTGGTCTTCTCGATCGCCGCCTTGCCGCCGGGGTACTGGGCGGCGGACCGATCGTAGAGACCCATATCGGACAGCCAGGTCATGCAGTCCCTGCCGCGATAGTTCCGCGCCACCCGCGGTGCGCCACCGACGGCCAGATGCACCGCTCGGCCCGCCAGGTGCAGGTCCTCGGCGATCTGGGTGCCCGATTGACCGGTACCGACCACCAGAACCGCCCCGTCGGGTAGCTGATCGGGGTTGCGGTAGAGCTCGGAGTGGAGTTGGCGGATCGATGGGTCCAATGTTGCGGCGAACGGCGGTATGACGGGCAACGGGTAACCGCCGGTGGCGATGACGGCGTGGTCGCAGGTGAGAATGTGCGAACCGGCGGCATCCTCGACGGTCAGTTCGAACCCGCCGTTGATGTGATGGGTCAGCTTTGTTACCCGGGTATGGGTGCGCAGCGGCGGGGTGAAGGTCGCCAACCACCCGTTCAGCCATTCGACCACCTGATCGCGAGTCATGAAACCGTCCGGATCGGAACCGCTGTAGGAGTAACCGGGCAGTCGACAGTGCCAATTGGGTGTCACCAAGGTGAAGTTGTCCCACCGGCTGTCCGACCAGGCATGAACGGGTGTCGCGGCTTCCAGGACGAGGTGCTCGATGCCGGCCCGGCCCAGGTACCAACTGACCGACAATCCGGCCTGGCCGGCACCGACGACGACCACAGGAATATGGGTGTTGGTCATCGCTGCTCCGATCCGGGGTTCATCGAGGTGATCTCGACCAGCGCGTCGAGCGGGAAACCTGCAGCGGCGCCGCTGATCCTGGACGCGGTCTCAGCCGCGGAGGTGCAGGCGAAGCCGAACTTCGCCCGTACGCGGTCACTGGCCTCGGTCATGGCGTCTCCGGTGCGCTGTACCAGCTCGCCGACGGTGTAACTACCGCCGGCCGAGAGGTGATCGTGCACGACCAAACTCGGCGAGTAGTAGCGCTGGGTGTTGCCGTCGGGCCAGCGAATGTCGAATGTCATCTCAGGCATGAGCGAGCGCCTGCCAGTTCGCCTCGTGTTCCGAGGTCGGGGCGATCAGCGGGCCATAGACATCGGGCCTGCGGTCGCGGAGGTGGAACATCCCGGCGCGGGTGGTGCGGAAGGCATTCTCCAGGTCGACCTCGGCGATGGCCATTCCACTGTCCAGAAGCGTTGTGGCAAGGATGTTTCCGCCAGGATCGACCACTTTTGCGTTGCCGACGTAGCGCAGCGATCCGAAAGTGCCGCTCTGGTTGGATGCCACCCAGAACACCTGGTTGTCCAGCGCGCGGGCAGTGTCGAAGAGATTGAACCGATAGGTCCAACGGTCGTCCTGCAGATTCTGGGCAGTGGCGGTACGTGCCGCCGGCCAGGCCGACAGGCTCGCGATGATCTGCGCGCCGTCCAAAGCCATCATCCGAGCCGCCTCGGGAAATGCCTTGTCGTAACAGATCTGTAGGCCTATCCGGCCGACCGGGCTGTCGAACACCCGGTAACTCGACCCCGCGGAGTACGACATCCCCTCACCGAGGGGCTGATGGACCTTGCGATAGGTGCCGTACACCTGGTGGCCATCGAGAACGGCGGCCGTGTTGTATCGGGTCTCACCGTCGTCGGCCAGTTCGCAGAACCCGATGGCGATGGTGAGATCGCCGACGATCTGCTGGACTCGGGCGATCTCCGGCCCATCGATCCTAATGGCAGGTGGCAGATCCCGTTTCGTGGTCCGCACGGTATCGCCGTGGTTTCCCAGGGAGGACAGGTATCCGCCGATCGCGGCCTCGGGCAGCACCATGAGGTCCACGCCGGCCGCCCGGGCCTGGTCGGTGAGCGAGGAGATGAGCGCGTAGTTCTGTTCGAGATCGCGGGTGAAGTTCGCCGAAACGGCCGCCAGGGTGGTCACCGTCATCTCTAGACCATGTAGGTGGAGTTGATGATGGAGCCCTTGCGGGCATAGTGGATCAGGGCGTCCTGGACGTCGAGTGGGTGGGCCGGGATGACGCCGTCGATCAGATCTTCCTCGCGCCCACCGTGCAGGCCGAGCCCGAAGCGGCAGCAGAAGACTGTGCCGCCCTCCTTGATGAAGGTCGTCAGCGCGTCATTGATGTTCTGCTCGCCAGGGAATCCTGAATCACCGGTGTTCGGAAAGCCCCGGGTGGCAAGGCAGTTGATGGCGCCGGGGCCGTAGAAGTAGAGCGCCGACTCGAACCCCTTGCGCAGGGCCCGGGTGGCCTGTAGGACCGCCACGAAGGACACCGACGATTCGTGGGCGATGCCATGGACGAGGGTGAAGTAGCTTTCGCCTTCTTCGGCCTGGTAGTCCGGGAAGATCTTGGTCCCGCCGTAGATGGAGGTGCCCTTCGGGAGGGCGGGATGCGGAATCTCGGCCAGCGAGGTGGCGATGTTCGCGGTGATGGATTCGTCAAAGGACATAGTGTGCTCCGGGTTTCGTATCGCGGTTCGTCGGCGGTGTCGCCGGGCGGCGGCCGGTGATCGGCTGGCTCCATTAGATGCGCCGACCATTTCCGCGTGGTTAGGCCCGGAATACGGATACGTTGCCATCGGCTCACTGCGGAAACGTCCGTGAAACATGAATTACGTTGTGCCGCAACGTTAAATGGCCCGAGCGGAAATCCGCCGGGCCTGTAATATAGATAGTACACCATGAATTAGTGGGCTATCAATCTGAACGAGGCCGCGGTGGTATCGCCTTCGTTTAGCCTTGACGGGTGAAACTGGACGGCCAGCAGTTGGCGGCCTTCGCCGCCGTACTCGACCTGGGCAGTTTCGATGCTGCCGCCGAGCGGCTACACATCACCCCGTCGGCGGTGAGCCAACGGGTCAAAGCCCTTGAGCAACGGGTGGGGCAGGTTTTGGTGGTCCGCGAGAAGCCCTGCCGGGCGACACCCGCCGGAGTGCCGATCCTGCGACTGGCCGCCCAGATCGCCACGCTGGAATCGGAGGCACTGGCCGAAACCTCTGGGGGCTCCGCCGAACGCACCCGCATCGCGGTCGCTGTGAACGCCGACTCGATGGCCACCTGGTTCACCGCGGTATTCGGGCTGCTGCCCGAGGTACTGTTCGACGTCCGCATCGAAGACCAGGATCACTCGGCCCGGTTGCTTCGGGAGGGTGCGGTGATGGGCGCTGTCACCACCGAACGCGCCGCGGTCCCAGGGTGCCGGGTCCAGTCGCTGGGTGTCATGCGCTATGTCCCCGTCGCGTCGGAGGATTACGTGGCGCGGTATCTACCGGAGGGATTCACGGCCGCCGCTGCCGCACAGATGCCCTCGCTGGCGTGGAACCGCGATGACGCGTTACAGGACAAGCTGATTCGGAAAGCCTTCCGACGCGACGTGCAGCGTCCCGTGCACTATGTGCCGACGGCAGAGGGGTTCGGCGCGGCCGTGCGCGCCGGCCTGGGCTGGGGCATGTATCCCGAGCAACTGGTGACCGCGGACTTTGTGCACCTATCACCGATACATCTTGACGTGCCATTGTTCTGGCAGTCTTGGAAACTTGACAGCGCGCTGGTCGACTCGATCGGTCGCGCCGTATCGACTGCGGCCGGCATTCTCCGCTGAACCGCAGCTGAAAAGCAGGTGACCTACGGCCCGTCGGGGTCCGTAGGTCACCTGATGACTCGCACGGGTGTCAGCTGATGCCGACAATCTCCTGGGCGATGGCGCTGAGCCGCGCATGGGCGGCCGAGACGACACGCTGCCGGTTCTTGTGGAACTCCTCGTAGGCGATGACCACCCGAATATCGGCGGCATCGGAGAGATCCTTGACCGCGGCGATGGCGTCGTTGACATTGAGGTTGTCATAGCCGGCGATGGGCAACTCGTCGGCCTCCAGCACACCGGCCTCGCCACGGATCGTGTGCAGGACATCGGCGACATCTGCGGCGCCCTCTCGCCGACTGACCTTCTCGGCGGCGGACAGTGCGGCATCCCGTGATGCAGAGAGAGTCTTGACGGCGATCTCACCGGCCTGGCTGCCGCGGCTGAGTGCATCATCGAGGGTCGGGCGAGTCGCCCGAGCGGTGGCGTACACCCGCTCGAAGGCCCGCGTGGCCACGATGCCTGGCAGATTGGCCAACTTCACCGCAGCACCGGCCACAGCCTGAATCGGTGTGCGGCGCAATGCCGCTGGGCCGCCGAGGGCCTCCTCGGCCAGTACCGTGGTCAACCAGATCACGGTCGCGCTGTGGGCCTCGATCAGTGAGTCGGCGAGATCTTGCACCTGTCGATTGCCCGCGGCGACCGACAGTGACTTCAGGTAGCGGGCGCGGTCCACGAGCTGATGCTCGAGGGCTAGGTCGCCCAGCAGTGCCTCGGCGAAGGGCTCGGCCTGCTCGGTGAGCGCCTTCACGGCGGCGGCTGCGCGGCCGAGCAACGGTCCGAGAATATCGGGCGATCCGCCCAGCTCGCGGATGGCGGCCTCGATCAGCGCGGCACGGGTCCGCGCGTTCTCGGCGTTGGCCGACAGTTCTTCGCGCACCGCTTCGGTGCGCGCTTGGGCGGTCCGCACCTCGGCGATCTGGATCTCGGTGCTGGTCAATTCCAGGATGGTGCGCAAATTCGTGATGAGCGCGGTCTTGTCAGTCATGCGTATCCCCCTGCACGTAACTCGAAATGGATGGATCCGATCGGTCGATCGGACGGTGCGGATGGGCACCCTCGGCTATCGGCTACCCGGCGACGACGGAGTTGACACGAGACACGCCCGGATGTGGCCCAGATCTCGAAAAGTCTCTATGACGATCGTAATATGGCATGGTCGCGTCGGTTTATGACGAAAGTTATAGGAGTAACAGTGGGTGGCGATGCGCTCAACTCGCGGGACCGCCTGGTCGCCGGGGCAGCTGATCTGCTTGCGCGCCACGGTTTGGGGACGATGTCAGTGCGCGAACTGGCCCGGCATGCCGACGCCCCGCTCGGGTCGACGTATCACTACTTTCCTGGCGGAAAACCGGAACTGGCCGCAGAGGCGGTGCGCTGGGCCGACCACGAGACCGGAGCGGTGTTGCGGCAAGGGCTGGCCGACGGCCCCGTCGCCGGGCTGCGGGAGTTCGTACAGATGTGGCGCCGCACCTTGATCGAAAGCGATTTCGGGCGGGGATGCGCGGTGCTGGCGGTTGCGGTGCATGAGAGCCCCGGCGATGCAGCGCGCGATGCCGCGGTCTTCGCGTTCAGTGCGTGGACGGCCGAGCTCTCGGCCGCGCTGCGTCGATGCGGTGTAAGCCAGCGCGCTGCGGCCGATCTGGCCACCTTGGTGATCGCGGCGATCGAGGGCGCTGTGGCGATGTGTCGTGCCGAGCGCAGCCTGCAGCCGCTGGAAGCCGTGGCCGACCGGTTGGAGGCCCTGCTCAGATCCTGACGTGCAGCACCTCGCCGAGCGGACGCCGCGGTGTGGGCGGCGGCACTTCGTCGAGTTCGGAGGCCAACCCGATCCTGACCACGATCTGCGGATGGGCACGGTTGACCAACGTGCCGATGATGTCGCGGCTGGCCGGATGTTCGGTGAGGTGGCTGAGCGTGCACGAGGACAGACCTGCCATGGTCGCGTCCAGCAGTAAAGCCGAGAGCCTTTCCCCACATCGCAACATGTCCAGTCGGGTGTCCTCGGGGGCGGAGATGACCACCAGGTGTGCCTGGTCCTCGGTGATGTTCCTGCGCCGCTCTGCGTGCTGTGTCACCGGGAAGTTACGGCCGACATCGACCCGGTCGGCTTCGGCAGCCGAGACGAGCGCGCTGTGCGGAATGCCATCGGTGACTTCAAAAGGTGATGTCCACCAGTCAATTTCGTGATGGTATGCGCTGTCGTAGAGGCGCAGGGCCTCGGTGAGCTGGGCGGCATCGGCGACGGCGGGGCGATCGACCGGATCGATGACATCCACGGTTGCCGCGTCGGGGTCGTGCGCCGCGTTCAGCAGTAGGTCATACGTCGTGGAGTCGGCGGGCGCGGCCAAGGGCAGGCGGTCGGTTCGGCGGGCGAGGATGGCGTCCGCGTGGCGGCGCTGGTAGGCGGTAACGGTATCCGCCGGTGTCAGTGTGATGGTCGCCAAGTGCAGATGGTCGCCAGGGTCGGGGTAGCGGTGAACGGTGGCCTGCAGGCCGGCCGCTGCCGCGGCAACACGGAAGTGGTCGAGGGCTGCGCCGCAACTGATCACAGCCTGACGGCCGCTGGTGTCGGTGGCGACCAACCGGTCGGTGTCGACGAAAAGCTGTACCCCGTCTGTGGTCATCACCCACCGCCACGGCTGGCTGTTGTGATAGGAGGGTGCGCGGCACGCCAGGTGCACGACTTCTTCCACGATTCGTGCATCGGCCGCTGTCTGTGATGTTGCTGCCATGCTGTTCAGTGTGGCGGCGGGGTCAACGACGTCGGTAGGGCCGGAAGTCCCTAGCCTGCTGCGGCGATGGGGTCACATGCGAATCGGCCCCCGCCACACTGGTGGCGGGGGCCGATTCGTTGTCGGGATGGGCCCTAGTGGGCCGGCTTGCGATGCCGACCGATCAGGGCGGTCAACCAGCGTACGTCGAGCAACATGTCGTTCCGCCTTTCTATGCGGTCTTGCGAAGGAGGGGGAGCAGGCGACGCCGGGCCAGGGTGCCTTCGGCGAAATGATGCAGCGCCTCCGGTACGGAGACCGTGATGGGAAATGCGTCATCGATCGTGTGCAGTACGTCGAGGACGGGGGCGCCGGCAACCAACGCCCACTCGACACCTGCCATATCGCATTCGTCATCGAGTGCGTAGAGCAGTGCAACACCGCGTGCGGACAGGAAGGTCGCGTCGGTGAGGTCGAGGACGAAGGGCTTCTCGGCCAGAACCAGTCGACGCACCTGCTCGGTGAGGCTCTCGACGTTGTTGTCGTCGATCATGCCGGACACCGTCACCACCAAGGCCAGATGGCGGCACTGCGCCCGCAGTTCCGCGGCGCCGCACTGGACGGCGGGATTGCCATACCGAAATGCGATTGTCATGGACTGCCTCCCTTCGTGGATCTCAACTGCCATCGAAGTTATCGGGCGACTCTAAGGTACTTGGGAGTAGTGATTGAGACTTTGCTAAGAAGATTGTCTGAGAGTGGGGTAAGGTTTCGCTGAGCAAAATGTAAGCCGTTGTGTAACAACGCTTTTCGATGCAGCGTTTCGAGAGCGCGAACCGTGGGTACTGTCTATCGGCTAGTAGCCGACTGGCGCTTCAGCGCCGCCACTGCGACCCGTGGTACCCGTCCCACGGCGAATAATCGGCAATGAGTTCTTCTTGGGCCGGTCGCCGCGACTCCGGGATGTGCTGCAGATTGACCCGGACGCGGTACCAGATCGAGCTCGGTCCGCGCATCCCGTCGATCAGTACGTCGACGGGCTCGAGGAGTTCTGCCGCCTCGGGATGACGCTTCCTCCACACATCCAAGGCCGTCATCGCCTCATCGCGGGTCTTGGTCCTGGCCACCTCGATGAGCGGCATCGTCGAGGTCCGCCGACCGGTGCCCTTGGGCGGCTTCTCAGCCGGACCCAGCCGCTGCGCCAACTCCAGTAAGTCGTCCAGTGTGCCGGGGTGTTCGTCCATCGCCTTCCACGGATCGCCCATCTCGGCGAAGCGTGCCGGCACCGTCGCCACCGTGAACGCTTCCGGGCGGCATCCGGGCACCTCGTCCCAGTGCAACGGTGCCGATACCCGCGCATCTGGGGTGGCGCGCACCGAGTAGGCCGAGGCCACGGTGCGGTCCTTGGCGTTCTGATTGAAGTCAACGAAGACGCGCGCGCCCCGTTCCTCCTTCCACCAGCGCGCCGTGGCCAGGTCGGGCCTGCGGTTCTCGACTTCGCGGGCCAGCGCCTCGGCGGCCAGCCGGACCTGCTTGAACGGCCACTGGCGGTGGATACGCGCATAGATGTGGAAGCCGCGCGACCCCGATGTCTTCGGCCATGCCGTCAGGCCATGGTCTTCGAGCACCGATCGCGCGACAGCGGCGACCTCGAGGATCTGCGGCCACTCCACACCGGGCATCGGGTCGAGATCCACCCGCAGCTCGTCGGGATGCTCAAGGTCGTCGGCACGCACGGGGTGCGGATTGAGGTCCACGCAACCCAGGTTCACCGCCCAGATCAGACCCGCGGGTTCAGTGAACACCGCCTCCTTCGCCGACGTCCCGGAGGCGTACTTCAGTTCGGCGACATCGATGAAATCCGGCCGCTTCTCCGGGGCCCGCTTCTGGAAGACCGCCTCCACCGCGATGCCCTTGACGAATCGTTTGAGGATCATCGGTCGGTCGCGCACGCCGCGCAGTGCGCCGTCGGCGACCGCAGCGTAGTAATCAAAAAGGTCGGCCTTGGTCAGACCGAGATCGTCGAAGATCACCCTGTCCGGGTTGGTGACGGGCACCTGCCTACCCGCAATCTCCACCTGCGCGCGAGCGGCCATCTCCTCATCGTAGGTTCGACCCCGCGTAGCGACCGGCGTCACATAAGGTTGACAGATGTCGAAGCTGAGCCCGCTGTCAAAGATCCAGGAATCGGTAGGCAAGTACATCGATCGGGGCGCCGCGGAGCTGCACTATGCCCGCAAGATGTTCCAAGCGGGCGCGCTCAAGTTGGAGCCTCCGCGCGATATCGCCGCCTTCGTCAACGATATGAAGCAGTGGGGCGAGATCGGGATGATCCCCGCGCTCAACGCCCGTCGCTACCCGAACCGCAACGCGGTGATCGACGACTTCGGGACCATGACATTCAAGGAACTCGACGACGCGGTCAACGCCGTCGCCAACGCCTTGCTGGCCCGCGGGGTCGGTGGTGGCGACGGTGTCGGCATCCTGGCCCGCAACCATCGGTGGTTCCTGGTGTCGGTGTACGCCACGGCCAAGATCGGTGCCCGCATCATCCTGCTCAACAGCGAGTTCTCCGGCCCGCAGATCAAAGAGGTGTCCGAGCGCGAGGGCAGCCGGATCATCATCTACGACGATGAATACACCGCCGCGGTTTCGCAGGCCACGCCCGAGCTCGGCAAGCTGCGCGCCCTAGGCGTCAACCCCGACAAGGACGAGCCGTCGGGCAGCACCGACGAGACGCTGGAAGAACTCGTCACCAAGAACGGTTCGGCGCCGCCGCCTGCGGCCACCAAGAAGTCCTCGATCATCATCCTGACCAGCGGCACGACCGGTACCCCGAAGGGTGCGAATCGCAGTGCCCCACCATCGCTGGCGCCGATCGGCGGCGTGCTGTCCTCGGTGCCGTTCAAGTCGAACGAGGTCACCTCGTTGCCGGCGCCGATGTTCCACGCGCTGGGTTTCCTGCACTCGACGATCGCCATGATGCTGGGTACGACGTTGGTTTTGCGTCGTCGGTTCAAGCCTGCGACGGTGCTCGCCGATATCGAGAAGCACAAGGTCACCGCCATCGTCGTCGTCCCGGTGATGTTGTCCCGCATGCTCGATGAGCTGGAGAAGACCTCGCCCAAGCCGAATCTGTCATCGCTGCGCATAGTGTTCGTCTCGGGTTCGCAGCTCGGTGCCGAGCTAGCCACAAGGGCGATGAAGGACCTCGGCCCAGTCGTCTACAACCTGTACGGTTCCACAGAGGTGGCGTTCGCGACCATCGCTGGGCCGCAGCACCTTTCGAAGAATCCGTCGACCGTCGGCCCGGTGGTCAAGGGCATGAAGGTCCGGATTCTCGACGACAACGGCAACGACGTGCCCAAGGGTGAGGTGGGGCGCATCTTCGTCGGCAACTTCTTCCCGTTCCAGGGCTACACCGGCGGCGGTGGCAAGCAGATCATCGACGGACTGCTGTCCTCCGGTGATGTCGGGTACTTCGACGACGATGATCTGCTCTATGTCAGCGGGCGCGATGACGAGATGATCGTCTCCGGCGGTGAGAACGTGTTCCCGGCCGAGATCGAGGATCTGGTCAGCGGCCACCCCGAGGTGGTCGAGGCGACCGCGCTGGGTGTCGAGGACAAGGAGTGGGGCCACCGGCTGCGCTGCTTCGTCGTGCGGGTCGAGGGCTCTTCGGTAGACGAGGACACCATCAAGGCCTACGTGCGTGACAATCTCGCGCGCTACAAGGTTCCCCGTGAGGTCGTCTTCATCGAGGAGTTGCCGCGCAACCCCACCGGCAAGATCCTCAAGCGCGAATTGCGCGAGATGGAGATCGACTGACCTCACTTTCCCGGCGACCGCGTGTCCTCGCTGGCGAGGAATACCTCGGGGCGCGCGGTGGTAATACCTCTTCGTGAACATCGACCTCTCCGGTAAAACCGCACTCGTCACCGGCTCCACGCAGGGCATCGGCCTGGCCATCGCGCACGGACTGGCCGGCGCCGGGGCGCGCGTCATCGTCAACGGCCGCACCCAGGCCCGCGTCGACGAGGCCGTCGCCGCGGTCGGCGGTGATGCGGTTGGCTACGCCGGTGACGTGGCCGACGCCGACGGGGCCGCAGCGTTGGTGGCGGAGTTCCCCGATGTGGACGTGTTGGTCAACAACCTCGGCATCTTCGAGGCGGTTCCGGCCCGCGAGGTGACCGACGAGCAGTGGCGCACCTACTTCGACGTCAACGTGCTCGCGGCGGTCCGGCTGATCCGCGCCTACCTACCGAACATGATCGAAAAGGGTTGGGGCCGAGCGCTTCAGATCGCCAGCGACTCGGCCGTCGTGACACCGGCGGAGATGATCCACTATGGCGTGTCCAAGACGGCCCTGCTCGCGGTGACCCGTGGTTTCGCCAAGGACGCGGCGGGTACCGGTGTCACGGTGAACTCCGTGATCGCCGGGCCGACCCACACCGCTGGTGTGGAGGACTTCGTCTATCAACTGGTGGACAAGGAGCTGCCCTGGGAGCAGGCGCAGCGCGAGTTCATGCGGCTGCACCGGCCGCAATCGTTGATCCAGCGGCTCATCGAGCCCGAGGAGATCGCCAACATGGTGGTGTATCTGTCCTCGCCGCTGGCCTCGGCGACCACCGGCGGTGCGCTGCGCGTCGACGGCGGCTACGTCGACGCCATCCTGCCCTGACGGACCAGACGCGTGTACCCCCGGAAACGGCATTGTTTCAGGGGTACACGCGCCTGCTCGCGCAGGAAAGGTGACCGTTACGGGTCGCGGGGCAGGCCGAGCAGACGCTCGGCGATGATGTTGAGCTGCACCTCGGTGGTGCCGCCGTAGATCGTGGTCGCCCGGCTGAACAGCAGCCGCTCCGACCACTTGCCCGGCTCCTGCTCCTTGTCGCCGAGTGCTCCGTCGGTGCCGAACGACGAGACGCCGAACTCGGCGTAGCCCTGACCGGTCTTCATCGACAGCAGCTTCGAGATCGCGGCCGCCGGCATCGGATCGCCACCGGCCAGCGTCAGGAGCGTCGAACGCAGGTTGAGCACCTTGGCGGCATACCCCTCGGCGATCAACTTGCCGGCGTGGTTCTGCTCGATCTGGTCGAACTGACCGTCGCGGACGAACTCGACGAACTGGTCCAGGCTGGCCAGGAACGGCGGCTCGGCACTGCCAATCGAGACACGCTCGTTGGTCAGCGTGTTGCGACTGACCTCCCAACCACGGTCGACCTCACCGAGCACCATCGAATCCGGTACGAAGACATCATCGATGAAGACGGTGTTGAACATGGCGTCCCCGGTGAGCTCGCGCAGCGGCTTCACCTCGACCCCCGGCGACTTCATATCGATCAGGAAGTACGTGATGCCGTTGTGTTTCGGAGCATCCGGGTTGGTCCGCGCCAGCAGCGCGCCCCACTGGGAGAACTGCGCTCCGGTGGTCCAGATCTTCTGACCGGTGATGCGCCAGCCGCCGTCGACCTTGGTGGCCTTGGTGGTCAGGCTGGCCAGATCGGATCCGGCGCCGGGCTCGGAAAACAGCTGGCACCAGATCATCTCGCCGCGGAAGGTCGGCGGGAGGAACTGCTGCTGCTGTTCGTCGGTACCGTAGGCGACGATCGACGGGATGATCCAGGCCGCGATTCCCATCTGCGGGCGGGCCACCCGACCGGTCGAGAACTCCTGAGCGATGATGATCTGCTCGATGGGCTGGGCGTTGCGGCCCCACGGCTTGGGAAGATGCGGTTGCACCCAGCCGCCCTCGGCGATCGCGGTGTTGCGCTCCTCGCGCGGAATCTCCTTGAGCGCGGCGACCTCTGCGCGGATCTCCTCGCGCAGCTTTTCGGTGTCGGGATCCAGATCGATGTCCAGCTTGCGCAGACCGACGCCGGTGGCGGTGTCCACGACCTGCTGCGGGTAGTCCGCGGCCCGGCCGAAGCTGGCGGCCAGCACCAGCGCGCGGCGGTAGTAGACGCCTGCGTCGTGCTCCCAGGTGAAGCCGATGCCACCGTGCACCTGGATGCACTCCTGGGTGGTGTGCTGCACGGCGACCGGCGCGAGCGTTCCGGCGACGGCGGCGGCGAATTCGTACTTGGAATCCTCGTTACCGCTGTGGAATTCGTCGATG
This DNA window, taken from Mycolicibacterium neoaurum, encodes the following:
- a CDS encoding acyl-CoA dehydrogenase, producing the protein MPIAINSEHNDLADSVRSLVAKVAPSDVLHEALETPISNPPPYWKAAAEQGLQGVHLSEKVDGQGFGILELAITLAEFGYGAVPGPFVPSAIASTLIAAHDAESALLNGLATGGTIAAYAIDSGLTATRQGEQLVIRGEVRAVPAAAQASLLVLPVSIDSSEEWVVLDAAALEVEEVKSLDPLRPVAHVRVNAVEVAGDRVLSNLTRAHARALISTLLSAECVGVARWATDTATEYAKIREQFGRPIGQFQAIKHKCAGMIAETERATAAVWDAARAIDEFHSGNEDSKYEFAAAVAGTLAPVAVQHTTQECIQVHGGIGFTWEHDAGVYYRRALVLAASFGRAADYPQQVVDTATGVGLRKLDIDLDPDTEKLREEIRAEVAALKEIPREERNTAIAEGGWVQPHLPKPWGRNAQPIEQIIIAQEFSTGRVARPQMGIAAWIIPSIVAYGTDEQQQQFLPPTFRGEMIWCQLFSEPGAGSDLASLTTKATKVDGGWRITGQKIWTTGAQFSQWGALLARTNPDAPKHNGITYFLIDMKSPGVEVKPLRELTGDAMFNTVFIDDVFVPDSMVLGEVDRGWEVSRNTLTNERVSIGSAEPPFLASLDQFVEFVRDGQFDQIEQNHAGKLIAEGYAAKVLNLRSTLLTLAGGDPMPAAAISKLLSMKTGQGYAEFGVSSFGTDGALGDKEQEPGKWSERLLFSRATTIYGGTTEVQLNIIAERLLGLPRDP
- the fadD2 gene encoding long-chain-fatty-acid--CoA ligase FadD2, with product MSKLSPLSKIQESVGKYIDRGAAELHYARKMFQAGALKLEPPRDIAAFVNDMKQWGEIGMIPALNARRYPNRNAVIDDFGTMTFKELDDAVNAVANALLARGVGGGDGVGILARNHRWFLVSVYATAKIGARIILLNSEFSGPQIKEVSEREGSRIIIYDDEYTAAVSQATPELGKLRALGVNPDKDEPSGSTDETLEELVTKNGSAPPPAATKKSSIIILTSGTTGTPKGANRSAPPSLAPIGGVLSSVPFKSNEVTSLPAPMFHALGFLHSTIAMMLGTTLVLRRRFKPATVLADIEKHKVTAIVVVPVMLSRMLDELEKTSPKPNLSSLRIVFVSGSQLGAELATRAMKDLGPVVYNLYGSTEVAFATIAGPQHLSKNPSTVGPVVKGMKVRILDDNGNDVPKGEVGRIFVGNFFPFQGYTGGGGKQIIDGLLSSGDVGYFDDDDLLYVSGRDDEMIVSGGENVFPAEIEDLVSGHPEVVEATALGVEDKEWGHRLRCFVVRVEGSSVDEDTIKAYVRDNLARYKVPREVVFIEELPRNPTGKILKRELREMEID
- a CDS encoding SDR family oxidoreductase, which encodes MNIDLSGKTALVTGSTQGIGLAIAHGLAGAGARVIVNGRTQARVDEAVAAVGGDAVGYAGDVADADGAAALVAEFPDVDVLVNNLGIFEAVPAREVTDEQWRTYFDVNVLAAVRLIRAYLPNMIEKGWGRALQIASDSAVVTPAEMIHYGVSKTALLAVTRGFAKDAAGTGVTVNSVIAGPTHTAGVEDFVYQLVDKELPWEQAQREFMRLHRPQSLIQRLIEPEEIANMVVYLSSPLASATTGGALRVDGGYVDAILP
- a CDS encoding DNA polymerase domain-containing protein, yielding MAARAQVEIAGRQVPVTNPDRVIFDDLGLTKADLFDYYAAVADGALRGVRDRPMILKRFVKGIAVEAVFQKRAPEKRPDFIDVAELKYASGTSAKEAVFTEPAGLIWAVNLGCVDLNPHPVRADDLEHPDELRVDLDPMPGVEWPQILEVAAVARSVLEDHGLTAWPKTSGSRGFHIYARIHRQWPFKQVRLAAEALAREVENRRPDLATARWWKEERGARVFVDFNQNAKDRTVASAYSVRATPDARVSAPLHWDEVPGCRPEAFTVATVPARFAEMGDPWKAMDEHPGTLDDLLELAQRLGPAEKPPKGTGRRTSTMPLIEVARTKTRDEAMTALDVWRKRHPEAAELLEPVDVLIDGMRGPSSIWYRVRVNLQHIPESRRPAQEELIADYSPWDGYHGSQWRR